Genomic DNA from Spiroplasma alleghenense:
TTTGTTAAGATAGAAATTGATACAGCTTGAGTAAAATTGCCAGATAATAAAATAATGACTGGTGAAGTTAACTTCACATATAAAAAACACGATGAAGTTCGTCCTAAAATTGCAGATTTAATTACTAATACAGATTTGGGAAAAATCTCAGGAACAAGTGATGAAGAAATCATTAAAGCGGTTTATAAAGCAAATATAAAAAACCTTAAAAAATATGGTGAAGAAGAAATGCTTGATGCTCTTGAAGTTTTCCATGAAAAAGATAAAAATGGTAATGAGAGAAATTTCATTCAATTCAAAGCTGGAAACAATAATTTCTTAGGTCATGATACTGCGTCTTTTTCAGTAATTAATGGGTCATTAGAATCTGGTGAAAAATTTAAAGAAGAAGATTACCAACTTGATATTAAATATTCATAAAAAATATTAAAATTAAATAAAAAAGATCTATCAAATTTACTTAGGTAAAGTAAATTTATAGTTTTTTTTAAAAAGACGAGAACACATATAAGTTAATAAACTTATATGTTAAGAGGAGATTAGAAAATATGAAAAAATTATTAGGATTATTAGGAGCAGTTGGTTTAACTGTTTCAACAGCAAGTGCTGTAGTTGCTTGTGGTCAAACAAAAGATGAAGAAGACAATAAAATCGATTCAGGAGATCTTGGTGATGAAAAAGTTATCAGCGTTAAAAATGTTGTTGTTAACCGAAATGTTAGTAGAAAAGACTTATTGGGAGAAGGCGCTGATAATTCAAAAATCACCAATGCTGGGATTGTCGAAGGCTTAAATTATGCCAACAATACTTCTTTAGAAGAAACAGATGTTGAAATTGAATTTCAAAATACCGAAAAAACAATGGCAACAATTACTGCAACAGAAGGTTCAAAATTTACTGGAACAGTTAACATTTATATTAACTTTGATGTAAATATAGAAAACATCATTCTAAATACCAAAATTGGAGATGTATACATCTCAAATGATGTATGAGCAGACAAAAGTTCGCCAATAGTTTTAGCAACTTTATTAATGGAGTTTATTGGAGATAAAAATCCAATTCTAGAAATTATAGCAGATCAAATACTTAAATTTTCAACAAATTCAATGTTAGTGCCAGAATCAATGATCGTTGAAGAAGAATTAATAACTTTAAATTTCAACCTACTAGATGACCCTAAGTGTTTTATTAAGGGAAAAATAACTATAAGCTTTAATCAAAAAGATGATACAAGACTAACTATTAAACAAGCGGTTACAAATACAGATTTAGGTAAAATAGCAGATAATCAAACTAAAACCATTCTAAAAAGATTATATGAATTAAATAAATCAAATATGAAAGATATTAGTGAAGAAGTTTTTATTAAAAATACAATTGTTGATCAAGACGATGATGGTGAATATTTCATTCAATTTGTTGCAGGAACAAGTATTTTCAAGGGTCACGATGATATGGCGGCATTTTTAGCAGAAATTGACTCTAAAGATATCCAACTACCAATTACTTTTACAGTTTAATAATCAAAACCACCTCAGGGTGGTTTTTTATTTGTAAGAACAAATTATATATAATATAAAAAATAGTCAATAATTTTTTCTAATTATGAAAAATATGTTGATAAAATTATCTTATGTGTTATATTTAAAAGGAAAGGAAATATAATTTATGTCAAAAACAGAAATTTTAACTGATGACAAAGCCTTAGTAGGTGACAAAAAAGTTACTGAAAAGAAATTGTCTTCAAAATTGGCAAAAGCAAATTCGGGCCAATCTGGTTGAAATAAATTCCTAAGCATGCTTCAAGAGCTAGGTAAAGCTTTGCAATTTCCAATTGCGGTTTTACCATTTGCAGCGATTTTAAATCGTTTTGGAGCCCTAGGAATTCAATTTACAACTGATGCTGCTGGTGAAATAACCAATCAAGCAGGATACTGAATTTCGTTCTTTTTCCAAGCTCCAGGGGGAGTGGTCTTTGATAACTTGGCGTTATTATTTGCTATCGGGGTGGCCTTTGGTTTAGCTAAAGATCATCGTGGTGAAGTTGCTTTAATTAGTACAGTTTTCTATCTGATAATTGTTGCTATGACAGGTCACTCAGGAACTCTTCCAGAAGCAATTTATAAAACATTGTTACCATTTGAAAACGTTAAAGGTGAACAATTCTCTAGTTTATTCTACGTACCAGTTTACGAAGAAGGAGTAATTACTGGGGGAGCTTATGTTTTAAGTGTTGGAGTTCTTGGAGGGATTGTTGCGGGATGTTTCTCAGCATACCTATACAACCGTCTAAAAGAAATCGAACTACCTCAAGCGTTATCATTCTTCTCAGGACGTCGTTTTGTGCCAATGGTAGCTATGTTAGTGGCTATGTTAGTAGCTCTTGCATTCGCAATCGTTTGACCATGAATCCAATTTGTTCTAATGAAATTTGGAGGTTTAATTGCTGACCCAACTAAACCTGAAGTGGCGGTTCCTGGAACTGCGATGTTTGCAGCCCTAAACCGTTTCTTATTACCGTTTGGACTACACCAAATTTTAAACACATTCTTCTGATTCCAATTACCAATTCAAGGGGTTGTAATTGATCCTTTAACTGGTAATGCAGGTAACACTGAAGTTTGAGTAAGTGGGGATATCAATGCCTTTGCTAAAGGAATTGAAGGTTCGGGATTATTCCAAGGGGGATGATTCCCAATAATGATGGGTGGAATGCCAATGGCAGCCGTTGCTATGATTATGGCAGCACCAAAAGAAAAACGCCAACAAGTGGCTGGATTCTTAGGTGGGGTTGCTGCGGTTTCATTTGTTAGTGGAATTACTGAACCAATCGAGTTCTCATTTGTATTTATCGCCCCAGTTCTATTTGGAATTCACGTTGGTTTAAGTGCAATATTCTTTGCAATTTCAACTTCAATGCGAATACAAATCGGATTTGGATTTAGTGCTGGTATGATCGATTACATCGTTTCATTTGCACAATCGTGAGGATTCTCACAACACAATACAGGAGCCTTTAAAGTGCTTGCAAACCCATTAATGACTCTAGTATTGACAGCAGGAGCAGGAGCTGCCTACTACTTTATTTTCTACACAGTGATTGTTAAAATGAACATTCAAACACCTGGACGTGAAATTGAAGTTGATGGAGCCGCACCAGTAGCCTATGTAAAAGCTGAAAAAACTAAAGGTAAAAAAGACTTTACAGCTAAAGCAACCGCAATTATCGATGCACTTGGAAAAGACAACATCGAAATTGTTGATAACTGTACAACTCGTTTACGTTTAACTTTAAAAGATGTCAACGATCCAAATATCAATGATGCAGCAATCAAAGCTGCTGGAGCATTTGGTATCAAAAGACTTGGGGATAAATCAATGCAAATTGTTTTAGGACCCGATGTTCAACAAGTTTCATCTAAAATGAAAGAATTATTAGGTAAATAATCAAAAAGTGGATTTATAATCCACTTTTTTTATTTTGAAAGGTTATTTATATTTCTTGTTAATTATCATCTAGTGATGGGCATAATCCCCGTGACTATTGTGAGTGTGATATGTTTCATAAGTTACAGTAACTTGCCCGACTGCTAAATTAGCATCTAAAGCTATAATTGTAGATTGAAATTGATTATTAATCACTCCTTCACGAGTATCAACAAAAAATTTTTCAAATCCCAGACTACCAATAGTATTAGGATTTTTCTCGCGAATTTTTTCTCATAGTTCATGAATTCTAGGAGCCTTATCAAAACCTGCCCCAAATCTTCCTAACTCTTTATTAACGATTAAAGTATTTAGGTCGAGTTTTTCTGATTTATAATCTACTAAATTATAGGTTACAGTAATTTCTCCTGTAAATGAATGTGCTGTGGGAACAGCCCTGATAGTAGCCTTGGTTGTTGTGCTATCAACATTGGGTTTGAATTGTAAGTCCTGCATTGAAAGGAACCTTTTTACATAACCTTCTTTTTCGGGTTCTAAGTCCGGATTCAACTGTTTTAATTTAATAAAAATTGAATACATTTCTGGGGGAGCATTTTTGTATTTTACCTCAATATCTCCCAAATCTAGATTTGGAACTGCTTTGCTAAGATCGGTTTTTGCTCGTTTCTCAACACTTGTTTTACAAGCTGTTACAGTTAGTACTGGTGCTGCGGTAATTGATAAAGCAGCAAACATTGCTAATAGCTTTTTCAAAATAGCCTCCTTCTGTAAAATACACAGTATTAAAACTTTCTGTAATCTTGTCGCTACTGGTTAACAATTCTGTCAACTCAAATATATTAACATGTTTATTTCAAAAGGGAATAACTATATTTATTATTTTGATAATTTTTGAAAATATTTTTTAAATTTCTCGATTTTTTAAATTTGATTTTATCTTTTTTATTAATTTAATTTTAAAAACAATAAATTAACTCTTTAATAAAATTATTGATATTTTTGAATTTTGAAAAAAAATATTTTTTTTATGCAAAATATTTTTTTAAAAGTGTATAATTTTAATAGTTTAAAAATATTAAAAAATATTTTACAAAATAAAAGGGGAAAAATGAAAAAAGAATTACAACAGTATAAAAAATTTATAAACCAATACAAAAAAATAAACTATTTTAATTTAATTTTATTCATTTGTGATTTGATAATTTTCTCATTAGTTTTATCGGGATTTATTTTTCAGATAATTCAGGCAAATTCATCAAAGGATTCTAATCAGATGATTGCTTATCTTGTTTTGTTTTTATCTTTTTATATTTTGATTAAATTTACAATTACTAATTTTTTCTATAATAATATTTATTTTATAAAATTAAATATTTATAATAAGGAGTTTGAAATTAGTAAAATTAAAATAGAAAAAAAGGAAATTATTTGCTCAACTCCATTTTGGTTTTTAACAATTTTAATTTTCATAAACATTTTTTCTACAATAATTATAAATTACCAATCTGATACTGCGTTTGAAAATCAGCCGATAATATCAGCTTGCATTTCAACAATGGCAAGCATCTTGCTAATACCATCATTTTCAGCAATTTTAAATAAAATTACCGAGGTTAAAAAACCAGTAGTCAATAATTACACAAATTTATTAAAACAACAATTCATTAGTTTTAAAAACATTTTTAAAAATTATGAAGTGGCTGAAAATTTTGAGTTCATTAGTTTTAAAGAATTATCTTTACAAAGCAAGAAGGGTATATTTTTAATATCAAAAGATGCTAATTACAAAAAAGAAATAGTAAAATTTAATGAGGAGATTATTAAAATTTATTCAGAAATTTGAGAAAAATATTATGAATTACTTGAAATTTCTAGATCGAAAAATTTCAAAAGTAAGTGACAATTTAATCTTGAAAGAGATTTTGATAAAATATTTATAAATTTCCTTGAGTGATAAAATATAAAAATTAAAAAAGCGTTTATTTTTAAACGCTTTTTTAATTTCAAATTTTAAGGTAATTAATTTCTAACAAAAAAATATTGTTTAGAAATAATTTTTATTTTAATTGACATTGTAATTTAAAATGTTATTCTATTTGTAAGGATTGAATCCGGTATAAATATCAACCGTAATGTTGTTATTTTTAAAGGCTCTTCAAGAAAATTTAAATAGAAGAAGCGATATATTAGTAAATATTAATTTATTAATTGAATCGAGGTTTTCTATGAAAGAATATGTCATAGTGGATAATTATATAAATGGTAATTGAGTTAAGAACAAATCAGAAAATTATTTAGATTTAATAAACCCTGCAACTAAAGAAAAAATTGGAAAAGTCGCTTTATCAAATAATGAGGATTTGAAACATGTCGTCGAATCTTCGAAAAGTGCATTTAAAATTTGAAGTAAATTTTCAACTCCAAAACGTGTTAACATTCTAATAAACTTTCTTCAATTAGTTAAGGATAATAAAAAACAGTTAGCTGAAATTATAACAATTGAAAACGGCAAACCCATTGCAGAGTCAATCGGAGAAGTTCAAAGAGGGGTAGAGAGTATTCAACATGCCATTTCTGTCATGACTCTTTCTATGGGAGATTCTTTGGGAAATATTGCAACAGGAGTTGAGGCTACTAGTTACAATTATCCAATTGGGATTGTTGCAGGTATTTGTCCCTTTAACTTTCCAATGATGGTACCTTGTTGAATGTTTCCTCTCGCAATTGCGTTGGGTAACTGTTTCAT
This window encodes:
- a CDS encoding PTS transporter subunit EIIC — translated: MSKTEILTDDKALVGDKKVTEKKLSSKLAKANSGQSGWNKFLSMLQELGKALQFPIAVLPFAAILNRFGALGIQFTTDAAGEITNQAGYWISFFFQAPGGVVFDNLALLFAIGVAFGLAKDHRGEVALISTVFYLIIVAMTGHSGTLPEAIYKTLLPFENVKGEQFSSLFYVPVYEEGVITGGAYVLSVGVLGGIVAGCFSAYLYNRLKEIELPQALSFFSGRRFVPMVAMLVAMLVALAFAIVWPWIQFVLMKFGGLIADPTKPEVAVPGTAMFAALNRFLLPFGLHQILNTFFWFQLPIQGVVIDPLTGNAGNTEVWVSGDINAFAKGIEGSGLFQGGWFPIMMGGMPMAAVAMIMAAPKEKRQQVAGFLGGVAAVSFVSGITEPIEFSFVFIAPVLFGIHVGLSAIFFAISTSMRIQIGFGFSAGMIDYIVSFAQSWGFSQHNTGAFKVLANPLMTLVLTAGAGAAYYFIFYTVIVKMNIQTPGREIEVDGAAPVAYVKAEKTKGKKDFTAKATAIIDALGKDNIEIVDNCTTRLRLTLKDVNDPNINDAAIKAAGAFGIKRLGDKSMQIVLGPDVQQVSSKMKELLGK
- a CDS encoding lipoprotein; this encodes MKKLLGLLGAVGLTVSTASAVVACGQTKDEEDNKIDSGDLGDEKVISVKNVVVNRNVSRKDLLGEGADNSKITNAGIVEGLNYANNTSLEETDVEIEFQNTEKTMATITATEGSKFTGTVNIYINFDVNIENIILNTKIGDVYISNDVWADKSSPIVLATLLMEFIGDKNPILEIIADQILKFSTNSMLVPESMIVEEELITLNFNLLDDPKCFIKGKITISFNQKDDTRLTIKQAVTNTDLGKIADNQTKTILKRLYELNKSNMKDISEEVFIKNTIVDQDDDGEYFIQFVAGTSIFKGHDDMAAFLAEIDSKDIQLPITFTV